TAATGGAATTATGTCATCTTCTCCAAATACCGAGTCAATCAGATCCCATTTTAAACAATCAGTATCTTTTCTATTACATACCTGGTCAAAATCATATTTCACTTTTAATACCTCTATTAAATAATCATAATTTTCTATTTTATTATACAACTTATTCTATAATATTTTATAAAAACTTAACTATTGTTATACATATTATTTTGATTTTAAATGAAATAAAATTATAGAAAAATAACTACTTAAATTCAACATCCACTAACTCATTGACACAATCAATGGACCTTTCCACAGCATCAGAGGTCATTATAACATTCAAGGCACCATTATTACAAATTTCAGCACATCTACCGCAAATTCTGCATTTTTCTCTATCTATCTTCGCTTTCCCATTTTCCAGTTGCAGAGCATTAACAAAACAAATATCTTCCAGGCATCTACCGCATCCTGAATATTTATCCTCTTGAAATTTAAGTTCCACACCAATCATAGGCCCAATACTTCTGCCCATTTTTTCAGGAAGATCTGGAGCCATTTTCCACAAACAACAGCAAGGGCAGCAATTACAAATGGTTAAAAGTTCTTCTTTAGGCCCCGTATTTAACCACACACTATCCAGTTTGTTTCTACCAATAATATGCACTAAACCTGCTTTTTGACATTTTTCAACGTGATTTATAGCTTCTTCAGCAGTCACAGTTTTTCCTAATTTTGATGAGATTTTTTTAGCACCAGGGCCCAAAAATAAACAGCCTAAATCATGTGAATAATCCTTACAATTATTAGAAACACGACATAAGCATGAATCCATAATAACGTGGGTATTTGATTTTATTATTATTTCTTTCAATATCTGGCTGGGCAG
This is a stretch of genomic DNA from Methanobacteriales archaeon HGW-Methanobacteriales-1. It encodes these proteins:
- a CDS encoding 4Fe-4S ferredoxin — its product is MARITVSEISIQIVKATFNLRFFMARTCQKIPPLAWTANKLFFEGDNMIVLPRDSTIAKNNLNITEIILDSEIPVSNDTILPSQILKEIIIKSNTHVIMDSCLCRVSNNCKDYSHDLGCLFLGPGAKKISSKLGKTVTAEEAINHVEKCQKAGLVHIIGRNKLDSVWLNTGPKEELLTICNCCPCCCLWKMAPDLPEKMGRSIGPMIGVELKFQEDKYSGCGRCLEDICFVNALQLENGKAKIDREKCRICGRCAEICNNGALNVIMTSDAVERSIDCVNELVDVEFK